Genomic window (Psilocybe cubensis strain MGC-MH-2018 chromosome 1, whole genome shotgun sequence):
AGACAGTATAGAATTCTGATGACCCTTAAGAGGTGCACCAATCTGCTTTCCAGTTTCAGCATCCCACAGCCACAGTGTTTTGTCATCTGAGCCAGAAACAATTCTTTTTCCATCTGGAGAAAAGGCAACAGATTGTATAGGATATTCATGTCCCTCAAGAGGTGCACCAATCTGCTTTCCAGTTTCAGCATCCCATAGCCGCAATGTTGTATCATTTGAGCCAgaaacaattttttttccatCTGGAGAAAAGGCAACAGATTGTACAGTGTACTCATGACCCTCAAGAGGTGCACCAATCTGCTTTCCAGTTTCAGCATCCCATAGCCGCAATGTTTTATCATATGAGCCAGAAACAATTCTCTTTCCATTTGGAGAAAAGGCAACAGATTGTATAGGATATTCATGTCCCTCAAGAGGTGCACCAATCTGCTTTCCAGTTTCAGCATCCCATAGCCGCAATGTTTTATCATATGAGCCAGAAACAATTCTTTTTCCATCTGGAGAAAAGGCAACAGAGTTTATAGAATTCTGATGACCCTCAAGAGGTGCACCAATCTGCTCTCCAGTTTCAGCATCCCACAGCCGCAGTGTTTTGTCATATGAGCCAGAAATAATTCTCTTTCCATTTGGAGCAAAAGCAACAGACAGTACAAAATTCTGATGACCCTCAAGAGGTGCACCAATCTGCTTTCCAGTTTCAGCATCCCATAGCCACAATGTTTTATCATATGAGCCAGAAACAATTCTTTTTCCATCTGGAGAAAAGGCAACAGAGTTTATAGAATTCTGATGACCCTCAAGAGGTGCACCAATCTGCTCTCCAGTTTCAGCATCCCACAGCCGCAGTGTTTTGTCATCTGAGCCAGAAACAATTCTTTTTCCATCTGGAGAAAAGGCAACAGATTGTATAGGATATTCATGTCCCTCAAGAGGTGCACCAATCTGCTTTCCAGTTTCAGCATCCCATAGCCGCAATGTTGTATCATTTGAGCCAgaaacaattttttttccatCTGGAGAAAAGGCAACAGATTGTACAGTGTACTCATGACCCTCAAGAGGTGCACCAATCTGCTTTCCAGTTTCAGCATCCCATAGCCGCAATGTTTTATCATATGAGCCAGAAACAATTCTTTTTCCATCTGGAGCAAAGGCAACAGATTGTACAGTGTACTCATGACCCTCAAGAGGTGCACCAATTTGTTTTCCAGTTTCAGTATTCCACAGCCGCAGTGTGCAGTCATTTGAGCCAGAAACAATTCTCTTTCCATTTGGAGCAAAGGCAACAGACTTTACAGGTTTCTGATGACCCTCAAGAGGTGCACCAATCTGCTCTCCAGTTTCAGCATCCCACAGCCGCAGTGTTTTGTCATATGAGCCAGAAATAATTCTCTTTCCATTTGGAGCAAAAGCAACAGACAGTACAAAATTCTGATGACCCTCAAGAGGTGCACCAATCTGCTCTCCAGTTTCAGCATCCCATAGCCGCAATGTTTTATCATATGAGCTAGAAACAATGTGCTTCCCATCTGGAGAAAAAGCAACACAATTGACTTCATTCTCATGGCCTCTTAAAATTCCTTGTATAATGGGCCAATTCATATTCCTTCCAGTATCCATGCAAAGCAACTTGCAGAACCGATCCCCAAATGCCATATTAATATGTGATTTTTTTGGAGAAAAAGGAATTGCGGACAAATAAAGATGTGGGGTGCTATGTGATATTGCACCCCCAAATGTTCGAACAAATTTTTGCAAATCTGTTGCATAATTAACAAGGTCCACACAATCACCAGCAGACTATACTGAATTAGCAATGCACAATTAAGGAATAATTGCAATCTCTTACCTTGGTCCATTCAATAATGGCTGACATTGATCCAGCACAAGTATTGACCAACTTCAATAAGCTCAAGATTTCAATCCAAAATAATAAACGCTCATGATTAAAAAATTCTCGGATGATATCCGCAAGAGTAACACAGTATTTTGCCTGTTGCAGATGGTGTGTCCAGAACCGGCATGAATATGATAATCCAAGTGATATGTTATCCCGAATCCGTTGATCCAGATCCTCAACTGCAGAATTTGGCAAATAGGAACTTGGCAGCTGGCATATGTTAAACTGTAGTTGGTCTTTCATAATCCCCATTGATGCAGCCACAAGGTGGACATGAATATGCGACACATCAATGAAGAATTCGCCACTTCGCTTTCTGTCCATTAAAAATTCTGCAAAGGATGCATGAAGTGGTCTAATCACTTCAAAGGAGCTGCTTGTGCCACTAAGCAGGGCACCCATAGGGTTGATAATTGATTCAACATCAATTTTCTTGAGGTCATCATCCAGAAAATAGCCCCTCATTGATGCAAGGGCAGCAAGCGGTAGTGGCTCTGCATTGCCAAGTATCTGGGCCATTACAGATCGAAATCGCCCGAGACGCACATCGCGTTTGTGCTGGCTTTGGGGAAATACAGCTCCCAATGTCAACATGTACATGCTGTCCAGGAGTGGCACCTGCTCAGCCTGATTACGAGCAAAAACATCGTCAGTGCGTTCTTTAATACTAGATCCTGCATCATCATTCCCTTTAATATATGCACATGCCAGACGTGCCCATTCAAACAGTCCATCCGAGGCGGAGGTAAGCCTATCCAACTGGATCTTGTCAATATCCAAGCCCTGCAATTCAGCCGATACATATTGAAAAATGTCGCGAGAAGTTGAATCAGTGGAAATGGACTCCATCGACATTGAACAGACGTGATTGACTCCAGTAAGCACATTGGAGATGTCAGGCAGCGCACGCGATGTGAGCACAATACGGACTTGGGGTGGAAGCTTTAATACATGGCTGTCATCATCGTTGAGCATTCCAGCAAGTATACGAAGAAGGTGCCTTCGGGATTCCGGGTTGCCACTCTCGTCTAGCGCATCGATAACAATTACAATAGGTCCCACCATTGTTTCAGAAAGTTTGCGGAGGGGCTTCACGACGAGCTCTTTCCATTGTTGTACGATATCGCTTGTATTACTGAGCGCCTTGTTGAGGTGCACAATCCCTGCCAGCTCTTTCCGTATATTCTTGTCCGTGTGGGCGAGATCCTGTGCAATCACTGTGAAAATCTTATTATGTCGTTCCTCTGCAAACTTGTTGCGATCAAAACAGAAGCATGACCCGAGCCGTCCCAGCTTGTCGAAGTAGTTGGCAATGGTATGCGCAATCGAAGATTTGCCCCTACCAGCATTGCCATGCAGCCAGAAAATACGAGATGAGTCGTCATTCGAATTGAGCCAATCAATGACATCCTTAAGAATTTGCTCCCGGGTACCCTCAAGACAGACTTTCTGAAGATTCAGGCCTGCACCTTGGACATAAGGCATGTGCTGCAAGTCCGAGTCTTGAGCTGGAGGTCTTGTTGTTAGAATTATTACGGAAAATAACATCAACTCAGCATACCTAGTTCAGCAACGTCTTCCCAGATACGATGCACAACAATCAACGTGTCGTGGGCGGCCTTATCATGAAATTGTTTCAAGAGATCATCAAAGACGCCATTGAACTCCTGCACGCGAGCATTTGTATTGGATATCAAGTTCTTGAGCAACCTCGTCCCTTGATACACACATGAATCAATAAACATTTCTTTCACCAAAACGGAAACATACGGAATTTCGTATTTTGAGCGTATTCTCGTATGAAGTACGAGCATTCCAACGTCTGGCGACAGATTTGCTCGACAATCCCCTTCATTGATTCAATATCCCGTAAATCCGCTGCAGTGAGAAAGATGTACACGTCATTCATCTTTTTCAGTAAAGAAACGATCGAGCCATCGCGGATATTCTGGTTTACGATTGCCTAAGGATAGATGTCGTTCTGGTTCTAGGGAATATAACTGAAAACTACACGTACCTTAGATGCGAATGAAAGAATAGTCCATGCAGCTTGCGCATAAGGGTGAATCTAACCCCAACGTGAATAATAATAAAAATGATGTCCGAGCGATATCGTACCTGTGCCATTTTGTCCAAAACGGAATTGAACGTTGACAATGTGgtgagaaaaaatgacatagAATCAACAACGTCGATCGGATTGTCCATCCCACTGATTCCTGAAGCAATGGCCGAGACCGGTGCAGCACCTCCTTTCATTTCGATGACTGTCTGCGATGCAGCTGCGCGGGCAGCCTCCACAACTGCAGGATCCAGGGAGCTTTCCTTGACACCAAGCTGGGTTGCAAACAAAAGGGATGAGTAAAACGGAAAAAACGACCACAATAAAACAGACCTGCGTAACCTGAGCAGATGATTGCCCTTGCCCTGCTGCTGGAGCACCCGGCGTGGCATCCTTTACTGGAATTGATTACCTGTGGCGGTTGAATGTCGTCAATAGTACGCACCTTCACAGCCATTCCAGGACCTTCCGTTTCGATGCGAGATAGTGCCTGAGGTACGCAGTTAAGTCATCAAGAACATCAGCTAGAGATGGGTAGCATACCTCATTGCCACCCAAGGGTGGTTCAACAGTGATCTCAGGGGGGACGCTGCTTGCTCTCGAACCCTCCAAGTACATATCTCCAGCGTCACTCTATATCGAAATATGACACGTGTGACAATGCACGAGCAAGTTCAAGCCTACCTGATCGTTTCTCTGAACGACCTCTTTCTTGGAGAGTACAGCTGGAACTGGGGCAGCCTCACGACTCGGAGACCTCGATCTGAATGCAGCTTTCAATCGGTTGAAGAAGGATGGACGGGACCTGGATTCAGTGAGATCGATTTGCGATCGCTATCGATACCAGTCAGAATGCGTATTTaccaaagaaaaataccACACACCCTGGTTGCATCTTCCAAACCGTCCTCAGTCGTTGGCAGCTGAGGCATCGAGCGATTGCGCTTTCCTCGAAAAATCTTCAAATTCTTCATTGTGTTGAACATTGATATTCGACTAGTAGATGGTCAAGCGAGATGGATCCCACGATGCTGGACAATCCGCGGAATGCACAGCCAACGAGGTCCTGGGAGCTGAATCTAAAAACAGCTCTGCTTGACGAAAAATACCAGAGCATCTCGTTTACGAGATTGCCTTTTCCCGGACAGTCTGCCAGACTGTCCGGCGGACTCTGGGGAGATCTTGGGTATTTGTGACCATCTGTGACCCGGTCCTTGCTCATCATTCTGGACTTGGAGGGAGTTGTGCCTCCACACCAAGATGATATGAGTGTCTCTATTGGCTTAAGAGAAACAGGTGTATATATTACAAGTTCATTAACTATTGAATTTTGGGCAATGTTAGTATTATTGACGGACAGACAAAATAATATAGAAAGCAATGAGACATGATTTTCTTTTAAGACAGCTATATTCTCTTAATTCAAGCGAGAGTGGCGGTACACAAATCCTTCCTTACAGTCAGGACTTGCAACTGGTATAAGTATGTAGCAAGTGGCTACAATGGTCATTTAGAACACATGTGTTTAATGTCCTTTCTTGCAAAAACATGATTTTagtttaaaaaaaacaacacaaaGGTTGACTTATAAATCAATTCCACCTCCCACTTGAAGGAGGGCTGATGAGGTGTCGGGAAGGGTCCATGGCTAGCGTGCGCAACAATGAGTGAGCGCTGGCGCTGAGCGCAGCACGGGCACCCAAGTGTCACCTTTTCTGTCACGAACAAGTTCTAAATACCCCCGAGTCTGGCAGACTGTCCGGCAgactgtccgccggacaGTCCGCGCACTTTTCTCCCAGTAAACGAGATGCCCTCAAAAATACATCTTTATTGTGGCATCCAACCGCGCAATCGCCTTTCATTCATGTTTCTTCATAATTTTATATCGGCTCCCGCCTGTTCGCAGTAACTTTGATGAAGTCAAGGATGTTCAATGTTATGGAGGAAAACGAGAGTGACTGACTTGCCTCACACGgcggacaaaaatgctgagCAGTGAGTCggggagttggtctgactGGGGTTAGGTAACATGGCATAGGTAAATGGGACAGATTAGTCCAACGGTTGCGTGTCGTGATGTTACATCTTGACTCAGACAACTCTACCTTGCTAGAACCACGGTCAGATCTACTCGACTAGCTGAAGCATCACTCTTGCCCTCCATCCTCAGATACTTCCCGACCTCGCCGCCATCTCTTTCACAACCACAAGATCTGGCACGCGCGCAGGATTAGATTTAGGATTATCCCCGTTTCCCGTTGGTCTACTGGCTTTACCAACTGTTTCGCGTGCGGTCCTCAAGCGACAAGTATTTGCCCGCCTATGTGGTATTTGCATCCGGAATGAACCAGGCCACCGTGCTCAAATATAAACCTCTGTCCTGCGATTCCAGCATTGTGTGCACCCGTGTACTGTGTTCACGATTAGAATCTCAGTGCAGCGGTGAAATTTGAGCACAAAACTGTGTGTTGCGTCCTGTCCATGCCGATGGAAACGTGTAACGGTCAAGATCTCGTCAATTTGTGGAGAAGAACAACGAGAATCTGGCAAAAGTCCTATCGTGCTCGAGGGCCTCTGCGTCGCGATGTTGGTAACGGATTGTTGCAATTCTCAAAAGGATGTCCACGACCTGATAATGCGACCTATGCGACCTGGTCTAATAATTATAATGAAATCATTGCCATGTTGTGCCCAACGGATTTTTGTTGTatgttttttgtttattCTATGAGTTCATACTTCCTTCTGTTATTCATTCAATCACGTCCAGTTAATTATACCACCAGCAAGGTCGATGCCGGCTATTTCGCCCGTGCTTTGACTTCTAGGTTTGCAATTCAATTCATCGATCGTCGGCAGGCGCTACGATATACATGAGCAAAATACTCTGGATATTTCAATTACCACTCATGCTACAGGGGTCCAACGATGCGTTTCTCCAATTCACTGAACAACCTCCGAAgcacctgatgtccatggTTGCTCATCTTATGAAGGCTCAAATTCGTTCATCGTTTTAAACCACCCATTGCCCGTTACCATGGTAAGCAAATCCCTGCCGTTGGAAAGCACGTTATCAGTTCTTTAACCCTCAACACATTAGTACGACGGCACATATATGCCTAGATGTACTGCGCAGAGCTTCAAGACAAATCTCTGAAAAGCTCGTCATTCGGTATCATCTGCTGGAGAATTCCCGATAAGGACGAGAACGCTCTGGGTCGATTCAAGACGAGGTCCTTCTTACATTGACAAGGTGTGCAAGTCATTCTAAGGGACTGTCTAAATATTAATGGGATCCGCAGCCATGAGTGGAAAGGATGACGATGACTGCCCTGGTATCGCGGAGAACGTACTGGGGCATTTAAAGTGAAATGGATATTGGTATACTTCCACCACTGGGCCCGCTCCGACGTACAGCAATCGATCCCGAGCACGGGTGGCTCGCGAATGATTTCGCATGTTGGGGGTCATGGGACGGAACAGAGGAATTTGGCAAGGACTGAGGAGCCACTAGACAAGTCTGCGATGATTTATAACGATAAGTTATACTTACGGAGAAACGTACACGCACGCACATTAACCTAGGTAAATAACTGGACGGATGCACATTCAATGGTAGATTATACACACATTGAAATTTATATTCCCTCTGATTGCCCATGAAAGACATACGGCATACTTACAATAGCAGCTGAAACGGCTGGGTTGAGTCGAATTCACAAAAGACGGGGGACGGGTATATCTTTTACACAATAATGTACTAATGAGAACAGAGAGTATAACAGATACTAGAGTAAAGGCAAAGGTAAATTAAAAACCatttcaagaaaaagaaaaaaacgctacgcaaaaacataaaaaaaagaaagtagTAAAAAAACGCAGACTACGAAGCAaaacgagaaaaaaagagataaaaaaaagagcATCATCGCCCAATAAAAATGAAAGCGCAAGAtcaaaagggaaaaaaagactatacaaaaaaagaagaaaaaaaaaagagagagaaaaggacAGAATGTCTACGGCAACAACACACAAGACATATCCATATACATAATCTTCACATTCCTCTCCTTTGCAACCTTCTCCACAAGCTCTCTCGTAACAACAATCGTATCCGGCCTACCCTGtcccccctccccttccccttccccctcGTGGTCGCGGCTCATCCGATGCATCAACAACCCACACTCATTCAGCGCAAACGCCGCGTCGTCCGGGCGCAGATTCGTCGCTTTCGCTATATCTTCAAGTGTACACTCCACACGGACATGTACCTCCGCACCACCATCCGCTCGAGGGACAGTCTCCATGATACGCTTACTCGTAAACACCGGATCTTcaatcacaaaaaaaaaaagtttttACTTGGTCAGCGGGAGTAGAAAAAGGTAGAGAAAAGGACATatggaaggaaagagaaaaaaaaaaaaaaaacgcaccatGTATAGCAGAATAAGGCATCAAACACCTCATCCGCTCAATATTCTGCTCCGAGACCTCCCCATCAAACCCCTTCggaatcttcctcttcttcgactGCGTACGCTCAACATCCCCAGACACCTGCACACCATCAATCAGCTCCGGAAAATTGTTGATCGTCCGCGTCGAGAGCACATCCGGTGGTAGGACCGTAAGCACCCGCCTAATGAAATGATTTTAGAGACCAAAGTAAGCAAAAGTCGTCAGTGCACCAAAGACCATTGAGTGAGTGGTTAGTGATTAGTGATGCAAAACGTACCGGAAGAAACGAAGTATAGTCGATATCCAATACGCCAGATAACTCCTCAGCCCAAGATCCGACAACGGCCTTTCAGGCGATCCCACTTTCCCAGCCCTTCTTGAAAGTTCATAACCTAACAATTATCACTCAACATCAGTAATTCGTCCAGTTGAGGTTTTGGACCATGACGAAACAAAGGACGCACTGAATTCAATCATAAGCATTCCATACCCTTTCTTTTGATATTGTGGTAACGTAAGAATACACGCGAGGTTATAGTCGTCATACGACAGTTTTTCCTGTTGAGAACGAACAAGTTAGTGTTATCCCATTTAACAACACATACAAATGATAATGGTAAGGGTACCTTGGAAAAGAATCCCAGGATATGATCCTCCGACGATTTAGCGTCCGTAAGGATATAAAACAGGACTACAAAAAAGATAGAGGGTGGGGGTCAGTGTTGAGCATAGGCAGGATCACGAGCGAAGTGGAGAGCTTACAGTTATCGCAGTCAAAAAACAGCGTTTTAACATCAATAAAAAGTTTTCCAAATAGGGACAGATTTTGACAATAAAGCTTCTCCTTCGCTCCGTCCACTTCCCATATAATATGTGCACCTCTTTGATACACTTTTTTGCCAGGAGGATGTTTCATTTTGCACTCTTTCTACAACAAATGTAAAGAGAGGTTAGGGCCGAACACATAACAGTTCACAAGAACacaaaacagaaaca
Coding sequences:
- a CDS encoding Histone acetyltransferase ESA1, whose translation is MPATHTVQVSADPRVYTVIKNGQEKQVNVVQRHKGEVYVHYIDTDRRMDEWIPEEQLKSHPGPVPVVAPAAGAGAGAAEPRRGEGNKRRRGNARKSQAGHPEASSSNGFAAPMEPEPSTIEDVDMLSHQQHQQHQHQHHQLQQQHQQSTTEVVLTEEEYDLRHHQQLHSQKNFDMVIFDVWKIKPWYFSPYPLTETEADEVASASNQAAIKIPGVARATARSHGRTSDLLAGGLHRQHSGESMLWVCHFCFKYMADGGPWELHKKECKMKHPPGKKVYQRGAHIIWEVDGAKEKLYCQNLSLFGKLFIDVKTLFFDCDNFLFYILTDAKSSEDHILGFFSKEKLSYDDYNLACILTLPQYQKKGYGMLMIEFSYELSRRAGKVGSPERPLSDLGLRSYLAYWISTILRFFRRVLTVLPPDVLSTRTINNFPELIDGVQVSGDVERTQSKKRKIPKGFDGEVSEQNIERMRCLMPYSAIHDPVFTSKRIMETVPRADGGAEVHVRVECTLEDIAKATNLRPDDAAFALNECGLLMHRMSRDHEGEGEGEGGQGRPDTIVVTRELVEKVAKERNVKIMYMDMSCVLLP
- a CDS encoding Vegetative incompatibility protein HET-E-1, which produces MKNLKIFRGKRNRSMPQLPTTEDGLEDATRRSQIDLTESRSRPSFFNRLKAAFRSRSPSREAAPVPAVLSKKEVVQRNDQSDAGDMYLEGSRASSVPPEITVEPPLGGNEALSRIETEGPGMAVKDATPGAPAAGQGQSSAQVTQLGVKESSLDPAVVEAARAAASQTVIEMKGGAAPVSAIASGISGMDNPIDVVDSMSFFLTTLSTFNSVLDKMAQIHPYAQAAWTILSFASKAIVNQNIRDGSIVSLLKKMNDVYIFLTAADLRDIESMKGIVEQICRQTLECSYFIREYAQNTKFRTRLLKNLISNTNARVQEFNGVFDDLLKQFHDKAAHDTLIVVHRIWEDVAELAQDSDLQHMPYVQGAGLNLQKVCLEGTREQILKDVIDWLNSNDDSSRIFWLHGNAGRGKSSIAHTIANYFDKLGRLGSCFCFDRNKFAEERHNKIFTVIAQDLAHTDKNIRKELAGIVHLNKALSNTSDIVQQWKELVVKPLRKLSETMVGPIVIVIDALDESGNPESRRHLLRILAGMLNDDDSHVLKLPPQVRIVLTSRALPDISNVLTGVNHVCSMSMESISTDSTSRDIFQYVSAELQGLDIDKIQLDRLTSASDGLFEWARLACAYIKGNDDAGSSIKERTDDVFARNQAEQVPLLDSMYMLTLGAVFPQSQHKRDVRLGRFRSVMAQILGNAEPLPLAALASMRGYFLDDDLKKIDVESIINPMGALLSGTSSSFEVIRPLHASFAEFLMDRKRSGEFFIDVSHIHVHLVAASMGIMKDQLQFNICQLPSSYLPNSAVEDLDQRIRDNISLGLSYSCRFWTHHLQQAKYCVTLADIIREFFNHERLLFWIEILSLLKLVNTCAGSMSAIIEWTKSAGDCVDLVNYATDLQKFVRTFGGAISHSTPHLYLSAIPFSPKKSHINMAFGDRFCKLLCMDTGRNMNWPIIQGILRGHENEVNCVAFSPDGKHIVSSSYDKTLRLWDAETGEQIGAPLEGHQNFVLSVAFAPNGKRIISGSYDKTLRLWDAETGEQIGAPLEGHQKPVKSVAFAPNGKRIVSGSNDCTLRLWNTETGKQIGAPLEGHEYTVQSVAFAPDGKRIVSGSYDKTLRLWDAETGKQIGAPLEGHEYTVQSVAFSPDGKKIVSGSNDTTLRLWDAETGKQIGAPLEGHEYPIQSVAFSPDGKRIVSGSDDKTLRLWDAETGEQIGAPLEGHQNSINSVAFSPDGKRIVSGSYDKTLWLWDAETGKQIGAPLEGHQNFVLSVAFAPNGKRIISGSYDKTLRLWDAETGEQIGAPLEGHQNSINSVAFSPDGKRIVSGSYDKTLRLWDAETGKQIGAPLEGHEYPIQSVAFSPNGKRIVSGSYDKTLRLWDAETGKQIGAPLEGHEYTVQSVAFSPDGKKIVSGSNDTTLRLWDAETGKQIGAPLEGHEYPIQSVAFSPDGKRIVSGSDDKTLWLWDAETGKQIGAPLKGHQNSILSVAFSPDGKRIVSGSYDKTLQLWDAETREQIGAPLEGHQNPVQSVAFSPDGKRIISGSYDKTLRLWDAETREQIGAPLEGHQNSIIFSLQPQSAFPIIANTIQKMDLSFDLLQTQNLHNFLQVPYPYFPWQGNGWVICKSASKNGKLLFFVPSMYNVKQYWPPSLKLIMPSPPQLNLSQMAHGESWASIYPNSNVQAV